Sequence from the Cucurbita pepo subsp. pepo cultivar mu-cu-16 chromosome LG02, ASM280686v2, whole genome shotgun sequence genome:
tcttctttcttcattatGCCCTCTCTCTCAAAtctcatctctctctcccttcctcttcttcttcctccaatctctccatttctctgcttctgcttctgcttctgcttcttcttcttcttcttcttcctcctttctcTGCAATCGCTTTACCAGGTTTGTTTTCTCTACTCTGCGTCTCTTTCtccattgttttctttcttttcttcttcgatGTGTTCTTCTGGTGTTTACTAGGTTTCTGGAGAAGTGAAAAGTTCGAAAACTTTATGAATTCCagaattttttattctgaTGATTCGTTAAGCTTCTGCTGAgccttttcaattttaatttcaggTCCTTGTTTTGGCGGACTGAGACTATACTATACTTCCTCCCCGGTTTTCTTGCCACTGCTGATGGCTATCCAGGTAAATCCTTCACACCGGTTTTGTTCACGTTTTCTGTACCTCTTAACTTTTCTtggaaatttttttctctcaaactTGATTGTCTCTGTTTGGATTCGAGTACTGAATTCCTGATTTTCAGTACTCAATTCTCACTTCTTGGGTTTTCTTTAGTaaccttgttcttgttgtttaCTGAGTAATTGACACAAAAACTTGTCCTTCTACTGATTTGGTTGGTTCACCTATAGGCCATAGATCCAATTTACAAGGACTCCTCCTTTTGTTGGTTGAGTACTCCTACGgactttgcttttgttttatcGCTTAATATATTGAGCTATGTTGTATAGTTACCAGGGCTATGATGTAACCATTTATGAAATGGGTTGCTGTTAATTGATGATGGGATTCTACAGCTCCGGTTGGTTTCTTGTCGTCTCTAACTTTCTTATTTCAACATGGAATGCAGGAAAAGAATGAGGGTGCGCTGTCAAACAGCTCAATTGGAGCTAACAATTGCCTTTCTAGTGATGGGACACAACTGGATCCACTGATGCGCGTTAGCTCCCTATGTTCCTATGGGAATGAAAGTTCATTGAAGGTAACCTAATTAACTTCTGCAATTTCTCAATTCTCCTATTCTGGAAGGATTTGGGTTTGAGTTCAGGCACTCTAATGTATCCACAGGTTAGGAAGCCCTACACTATTTCAAAACAAAGGGAAAAATGGACAGAGGAAGAGCATCAGAGGTTCCTTGAAGCTCTGAAACTCTATGGTCGTGGCTGGCGTCAGATCAAAGGTAAGGCTGTGTGAAATTAGTTATCTAAATCTGGTGTTTGCAATACCCAACCCATCATTTAGTGCGCTACCTTGATCTTCCTGCAGAACATGTAGGCACCAAAACAGCTGTTCAGATCCGAAGCCATGCTCAGAAATTTTTCTCTAAGGTCAAAAAATGCGTTTTGTTTTAGTAACCCCCCAAACTAAGAATCATTACCAAACAGAATATAATTTAGGATGATAGTGgatttttcactaaaatagaTCGTCACCAAACCCTTTACGCTATTTTCTTACACACTTTATGACCAAACATTCCCACACTcaacttttattttgtctGTGTTTCAGGTAGTGCGAGAGCCTAGTGGCAGCAATGACAGCTCCATTAACCCAATTGAGATTCCTCCACCTCGACCAAAAAGGAAACCACTGCATCCTTACCCTCGTAAAGCAGTCGATTCTCTTAAGGCAATTTCAGTTGCAAGAGAACCTGAGAGGTCTCCATCTCCAAACCTATCAATTGCCGAAAAAGAGACCCAATCACCCACCTCCGTATTGACTGCATTCAGTTCGGATGATCAAATTTCTACGGTTTCGGTGCAGCATAATAGATGTTCATCACCTATTTCACAAGCTGTTGACATACAGTCAACTAGATTGCCCTCTGTTAGGAAAGGGGAGATGTTATTGCTCGAATCATCCTCCGAGCGGTTCCCAGAAGACTTTCTTACTCTGGTAATTTGAAATGTCCTTTTAATCTTCCacttcattttcctttatgCACTTAACTTGACATCTGGGATCtgactctttttctttttctctctttcctaAACATTCAGAAATCCAAGCCAGGATCAGCATCTAAGAAATTAGACAACAAGTTGCATTCTCCTGTTAAAAGCATAAAGCTTTTTGGAAGAACAGTAATGGTTACTGATGACAAAAAACCATCCTTACATGATTTTGAAGTAACTAAATCGTCGGTACTTGATGGTGAGAGTAAGAATGAGTGTGGAGTGTATGCCGAGAAGCCTGTTCAGATGCTACCTTCAAAACATATGGATGTAAATTTATCTCTTCGGATGGATAACAATGGTGATTGGAATATGTCACCCGGTGGAGCACCTACTAACAACACCGCACTGAATCAGGACAATAGTGTCCTTTATGTTGAGGCGATTGCTAATGCTCCTCAAACTTGTTGGTCTTTGTATCAAAGTGTACCATATTTTTACCTTGCTCCACCTGATCAAACTAACCGAGGTATGGAAGAAAGGATGCAAAATGACAATTCTGTAGAAAGTTCGTGTGTGGATTCATGTTCTGGCTCCTCGAGTAAGGATAAGAATGAAAACCAGAGCCCGGAATTCGAATGTCAAGACCCTTGTCTGGTAGGAAGAGGTAATAGAAATCAAAGTAAGAAGGGGTTTGTGCCTTACAAGAGATGCTTGGCTCAGAGAGATGCAAGCTCTTCGTTCATTGTttcagaagagagagaaggtcGGAGAGTTCGAGTTTGCTTATAGCCTCTGCAAAATTATAGTGGAACTCGATCAGCAACAGATTTAAAGTCGATAAAAGGAAATGACCAAGATGCTTTGACATGGGTTTCTGagttctttttctctctttagcttgagatgaaaaaaatggaggCCAAACTTGTAGCATATAAAATCTGAAGTAGCAGGAGGGGCGAAGCCTATAAGGGGTTGCCCAACAACTTCTATCCTGTCTATTCCTGGGTATTTGAGTGACAATTAATCAATCTGTAAAACAAAACGGTGTTGCTCTATGACTTCCTAACATATTAGCAGATCTTCTTAacatatttgtaaattttgatCCTTCAGCGAAGAGAGTGAACCTATCTTTGAAGAACCTTGATTTAGCTCCCTGGTGCAAATAGTCTAATTTGAAGGCATAAAAAATCGAGCAGTCTAACATTCGATCTTCCTGAAAGTTAAGAATGAAGGTACTTCAGGGGCAAAAGAATCCACCATCAAAGCATCCATTCAGTGGCAAGCAATCTTAAACTAATGTAtataaaatctttaatttaacttaaaagtatattattgttgattggaattaaagaaatgaattGACAAATTCAACTTTTATGCATAACATACACAAATGTTCGCATTTCCAAGCATATAATACACAATCAAAGTACTGaaaaaatctctttctttAAGGATGAAGAAAAAACTTTGCAGGTACCTATGATTACAGGGGGGACGATCCTCAATCTCCAAGAGGAATCATTAACTTGTTCTTGGGTAGACTTTTCTAAAAGGAGATTTAGAAGGGACAGTGGGCCTCTCCTTGTATCGAATTATGTCCCACATTCCCACGAGTCCATGTCTAGTACCCCTAAAAGTCCTCTCTGGTATCCCTAAGGCCATCTGAATATTATTCATCATTTCAGCATTCTTGTCCCCTTTTACAACCTGTGATCTTTGACCA
This genomic interval carries:
- the LOC111788846 gene encoding protein REVEILLE 7-like; its protein translation is MAIQEKNEGALSNSSIGANNCLSSDGTQLDPLMRVSSLCSYGNESSLKVRKPYTISKQREKWTEEEHQRFLEALKLYGRGWRQIKEHVGTKTAVQIRSHAQKFFSKVVREPSGSNDSSINPIEIPPPRPKRKPLHPYPRKAVDSLKAISVAREPERSPSPNLSIAEKETQSPTSVLTAFSSDDQISTVSVQHNRCSSPISQAVDIQSTRLPSVRKGEMLLLESSSERFPEDFLTLKSKPGSASKKLDNKLHSPVKSIKLFGRTVMVTDDKKPSLHDFEVTKSSVLDGESKNECGVYAEKPVQMLPSKHMDVNLSLRMDNNGDWNMSPGGAPTNNTALNQDNSVLYVEAIANAPQTCWSLYQSVPYFYLAPPDQTNRGMEERMQNDNSVESSCVDSCSGSSSKDKNENQSPEFECQDPCLVGRGNRNQSKKGFVPYKRCLAQRDASSSFIVSEEREGRRVRVCL